In one window of Methanoculleus chikugoensis DNA:
- the wecB gene encoding non-hydrolyzing UDP-N-acetylglucosamine 2-epimerase — MKVVSIVGARPQFIKCAPVSRELRKENEEILVHTGQHYDHGMSEVFFEELAIPKPDYNLGIGSGTHGRQTGAMLGAIEAVLEREKPDVVLVYGDTNSTFAGALAAVKLHIPVAHVEAGLRSFDRRMPEEVNRVLTDHASDLLFCPTETAVRNLAAEGITEGVFLVGDVMMDAMNHNRAVAEERSRILDEVGVSPGEYLVVTVHRPSNTDSPENMAAVLGALGEAGMSAVFPVHPRTRKCLSKYGLLATMPENVRVFEPLGYLDMLRLMAHAKKILTDSGGIQKEAYMLGVPCITLRENTEWVETVEAGWNVLVGAERERIVSMIREFAPAGDQFPLFGNGQAAAGIAKIIRSRGTTNRPGV, encoded by the coding sequence ATGAAGGTCGTATCGATCGTCGGCGCCCGGCCGCAGTTCATCAAGTGCGCTCCCGTTTCCCGGGAACTCAGGAAGGAGAACGAGGAGATCCTCGTCCACACCGGGCAGCACTATGACCACGGCATGTCGGAGGTCTTCTTCGAGGAACTCGCGATACCGAAGCCCGACTACAACCTCGGTATCGGCTCCGGGACCCATGGCCGCCAGACCGGGGCGATGCTCGGTGCGATCGAGGCCGTTCTCGAAAGGGAGAAGCCCGATGTCGTTCTGGTCTACGGCGACACGAACTCGACCTTTGCTGGCGCGCTTGCGGCGGTAAAACTCCATATTCCGGTCGCACACGTTGAGGCGGGGCTCCGGAGCTTCGACCGGCGTATGCCCGAGGAGGTGAACCGGGTGCTTACGGACCACGCATCTGACCTCCTCTTCTGCCCGACGGAGACGGCTGTTAGGAACCTTGCGGCCGAGGGGATCACGGAGGGTGTCTTCCTCGTCGGGGATGTGATGATGGATGCGATGAACCACAACCGCGCAGTTGCGGAGGAGCGCTCCCGGATCCTCGATGAGGTCGGGGTCAGTCCGGGAGAGTACCTCGTCGTCACCGTCCACCGGCCGTCGAACACCGATAGCCCGGAGAACATGGCTGCTGTCCTTGGCGCCCTCGGGGAGGCCGGAATGTCGGCCGTCTTCCCGGTTCACCCCCGGACACGGAAGTGCCTCAGTAAATACGGCCTTCTCGCAACGATGCCGGAGAACGTCCGGGTCTTCGAGCCGCTCGGCTACCTCGATATGCTCCGCCTGATGGCGCATGCGAAGAAGATCCTCACCGACTCCGGCGGCATCCAGAAAGAGGCGTATATGCTCGGCGTGCCCTGCATCACCCTCCGGGAGAACACCGAGTGGGTCGAGACGGTCGAGGCCGGGTGGAACGTGCTCGTGGGGGCGGAGAGGGAGAGGATTGTCTCGATGATCCGCGAGTTTGCTCCGGCAGGAGACCAGTTCCCGCTCTTTGGGAATGGGCAGGCTGCCGCCGGGATTGCAAAGATTATTCGTTCCAGAGGTACCACCAACCGCCCCGGTGTGTAG